The region GGACACCGCAAGGAGGAACATCGATTTTGGGAACAGAAAAGGCATGTACATATTCACCGGATCATCGGTGCCTCAGCTGGAAAAGACACGCCATACGGGAATCGGCAGGTTCGCCCGTGTGGAGATGCGCACAATGTCCCTTTTCGAATCGGGGAGCAGCAGCGGCACGGTAAAGTTATCGGAGGTCTTTGACACAGGAAAGGCAGAGATTGCGCGGTCCGGCATGGATTATCGGAAGATCGTTAACCTTATATGCAAAGGCGGATGGCCCGGCGCACTAGGACTTGACGATGAGGCGGCAATGAGCATCCCGTATCAATATATGAAATCAGTAACGAGCACGGATATGCTGCAGTTCGACGGTAAAAGGCGGAGCACGACGACCGCAAAAACGGTCCTGATGTCCCTCGCAAGAAACAATGCGACGCTCGCAGGCGATTCAACGCTCGCCACAGATATCCGGAACACCGGAACAGCTATATCTTATCCTACAACGGCCAACTATGTGGATGCCCTGAAAAAGCTATACATCATCGATGAACAGGCCGCATGGCACCCGTCGCTGCGCTCCAGGATCCGGATATACACATCCCCTAAAAGACACTTCACAGACCCGTCTTTGGCGGCGGCCGTTCTCGGAGCAAGGCCGGACATCCTTTACAGGGACCCCAACGCCGCCGGTTTCCTGTTCGAGTCGCTGTGTTACAGGGACCTCTCTGTTTATGCTTCGTCAATGGGAGGAAGCGTGTTCCACTATCGGGACAACTCGGATCTTGAAGTGGACGCTGTGGTACAGCTCAGCGACGGCAGATGGGGCGCCGCAGAGGTCAAATTGGGCGCGTCCGAGTTCGACAAGGCCGCCTCCAAGCTTACTGCATTCGGGAAAAAGATGACCATGGCCGGCGCCCCGGAACCGTCGTTCCTTATGATACTCAACGCCACAGGAGGCGCGGCTCACACAAGGCCCGACGGCGTCGCCGAAGTGCCGATCGACTG is a window of Candidatus Methanoplasma cognatum DNA encoding:
- a CDS encoding DUF4143 domain-containing protein, producing the protein METKRPPLPEDIRSIYRPRIIDAAISRELSAFGGVLITGPRSCGKSWTGLMHSRSATFMGYGNINKLAMLEPQSALEGEYPHLVDEWQDVPELWDTARRNIDFGNRKGMYIFTGSSVPQLEKTRHTGIGRFARVEMRTMSLFESGSSSGTVKLSEVFDTGKAEIARSGMDYRKIVNLICKGGWPGALGLDDEAAMSIPYQYMKSVTSTDMLQFDGKRRSTTTAKTVLMSLARNNATLAGDSTLATDIRNTGTAISYPTTANYVDALKKLYIIDEQAAWHPSLRSRIRIYTSPKRHFTDPSLAAAVLGARPDILYRDPNAAGFLFESLCYRDLSVYASSMGGSVFHYRDNSDLEVDAVVQLSDGRWGAAEVKLGASEFDKAASKLTAFGKKMTMAGAPEPSFLMILNATGGAAHTRPDGVAEVPIDCLGP